The following proteins are encoded in a genomic region of Pseudobacteriovorax antillogorgiicola:
- the tnpB gene encoding IS66 family insertion sequence element accessory protein TnpB (TnpB, as the term is used for proteins encoded by IS66 family insertion elements, is considered an accessory protein, since TnpC, encoded by a neighboring gene, is a DDE family transposase.) yields the protein MLTLGHSTKLYMCRKPVDFRYGFDGLANLCKKMAGKDPYNGSVFLFFNRSMTKAKLIYFDGTGSVMIWKRLEQGKYKLPKTDENEEFPTLRGTDAALLLEGVDASKIKRGKAWKPVSNKDLN from the coding sequence ATGCTAACACTAGGTCATAGCACTAAGCTATATATGTGCCGCAAGCCAGTGGACTTTCGCTATGGCTTTGATGGCCTAGCAAATCTATGCAAGAAAATGGCAGGTAAAGATCCTTATAATGGCTCGGTATTTCTATTCTTCAATAGATCCATGACCAAAGCGAAGCTTATCTATTTTGACGGAACTGGTTCAGTCATGATCTGGAAAAGGCTTGAACAGGGTAAGTATAAACTACCAAAAACGGATGAGAATGAAGAGTTTCCTACGCTAAGAGGCACTGATGCTGCTCTTCTTTTGGAAGGAGTTGATGCTTCGAAGATAAAGAGGGGCAAGGCTTGGAAGCCAGTTTCAAATAAAGACTTGAATTAA
- the tnpC gene encoding IS66 family transposase, translating to MKFSEIKSELAPFEALIETIPEDQIQGIKISRILLSKIDELFEELAVKEERISYLTTELFGKNKNKEDPDSEVADEKDQDEDPKKSEKEAKKRVEDAKSPKKNMPKGSAKKQTVRRRVPKGLKCSACHGDVKDIGYGHKASEIDLIKMGVLDREYLLHRGRCSCGEVDFEMPRPERVLEQRIYTSEFISQLIVSKFKFHLSVYRQQKQFLDAGIYVNRNVLNDLVNNAWKELEPVVKRLRQIAREQKYKYCDETPICRVKKGKSKRYYLWCLHTELAVVFELTEKRNQALAKDFIGEGGTVMTDGLGIYSEKSIDGVHGNCLAHCLQKFFRSFSSFSEESDRAIDFMVEVYKVEKEAKAEGLSPEDRLALRQKKSAKHMADFRAFLENLNPPPRSALGKAISYTLERWKEITLFLRDGGIEVDNNRVESIFRDVKLGLKNYLFVMSDLGGEAMAGFYNLIMTCELHGINPQDYLADILVRLANGHPASDIDALLPWSWKADASRLKISSKDEHVEQEYPRELLVKKLGLEGKIYFDDPDETLDDGAHIYEMTALSP from the coding sequence ATGAAGTTCTCGGAAATAAAATCTGAGCTTGCGCCCTTTGAGGCCTTGATTGAAACGATCCCTGAGGACCAAATTCAAGGGATCAAGATCTCTCGCATTCTACTTTCCAAGATTGATGAGCTATTTGAAGAACTAGCTGTCAAAGAAGAAAGAATCAGCTACCTCACTACTGAGCTATTTGGGAAGAATAAGAACAAGGAAGATCCTGACTCTGAAGTAGCAGACGAAAAGGATCAGGACGAAGACCCTAAAAAATCTGAAAAAGAAGCTAAGAAAAGGGTTGAGGATGCTAAATCTCCTAAAAAAAACATGCCTAAGGGCTCAGCTAAGAAGCAAACTGTAAGGCGAAGAGTTCCAAAGGGCCTAAAGTGCAGTGCCTGCCATGGTGATGTCAAGGACATAGGCTATGGTCATAAAGCTTCAGAGATCGATCTTATCAAAATGGGAGTCCTAGATCGGGAATACCTCCTTCACAGAGGTCGGTGCTCATGTGGGGAAGTTGATTTTGAAATGCCTAGACCCGAAAGGGTTCTTGAACAACGAATATATACGTCAGAATTTATCAGTCAGCTCATCGTTTCAAAATTCAAATTCCATCTTTCCGTCTACCGTCAGCAAAAACAGTTTTTGGATGCGGGAATCTACGTTAATCGCAACGTTCTTAACGATCTTGTAAATAACGCCTGGAAGGAGCTTGAGCCTGTAGTAAAAAGACTTCGCCAAATTGCTCGTGAGCAGAAGTATAAGTACTGCGACGAGACACCCATATGTCGCGTAAAAAAGGGAAAGAGTAAAAGATACTACCTGTGGTGTCTGCACACCGAACTTGCTGTAGTATTTGAACTAACGGAAAAAAGAAATCAGGCTCTAGCTAAGGATTTTATCGGTGAAGGCGGCACCGTCATGACTGACGGCCTTGGTATCTATTCTGAAAAAAGTATTGATGGAGTCCATGGCAATTGCTTAGCTCATTGTTTACAGAAGTTCTTTAGATCATTTTCATCCTTTTCAGAAGAATCTGATAGGGCAATCGACTTCATGGTCGAGGTCTATAAGGTTGAGAAGGAAGCTAAGGCTGAGGGACTAAGCCCAGAAGATCGGCTGGCTCTTCGTCAGAAAAAATCTGCAAAACACATGGCAGACTTCAGGGCCTTCCTAGAGAACCTAAACCCTCCGCCAAGATCTGCTCTTGGTAAAGCCATTTCATATACCCTGGAGCGCTGGAAAGAGATCACCCTGTTCCTGCGCGATGGCGGGATTGAGGTTGATAACAACCGTGTCGAATCCATATTCAGAGATGTAAAGCTTGGTCTCAAGAACTATCTTTTTGTGATGTCAGATCTTGGTGGAGAGGCGATGGCTGGTTTTTACAACCTCATCATGACCTGCGAGCTTCATGGTATCAACCCTCAGGACTATCTGGCTGATATTCTTGTCAGGCTCGCAAATGGGCACCCTGCTTCGGATATTGATGCCTTGCTGCCATGGAGTTGGAAGGCCGATGCCTCACGACTCAAAATTTCGTCTAAAGATGAACATGTTGAACAAGAGTACCCTAGAGAGCTGCTGGTCAAAAAGCTAGGACTTGAGGGAAAGATCTACTTCGATGATCCTGACGAAACTTTAGATGATGGTGCTCATATTTATGAAATGACAGCACTTTCTCCATGA